The following is a genomic window from Coleofasciculaceae cyanobacterium.
TAATCCTCCTGCAAGTTCTGAATTGCCAGAAATAGCAGCCTGGATTAAGAAGATACCCGTCAAAACAAAAGCTACGCCTCTTGCTGTCACACCTAGTTTGCCAATGCCTATAGTCCATTTCTCTAATCGATGGTGAATATCGCTCTTCTCAAACTCACTGATATAACCACCAGTATATGCTCCACAAACATAAATCAGCCCGATAGTTGTCACGGCAATTCCCCCTAGTAAAATTAGCCATTCTCCTAAAGCGCGATCGAATAATTGATTTACTAAATCTTCAATCGTATCGTCATGCTCTCCCAATTCAAAAACAATATTGAGAGCCGAATAAGCAACCCCAGCATAGCTCAAAGCACTCATTAAGTAGCCAAGGCGTTGAAAGATGCCACTGAAATTGGAACTAGAATGTCCTGAAATTAGCAAAAACTGAAGCAATCTTCGCAACACATATCCAATTAAAGCGATCGCTAGTAAACAAGCTAACATTTTGCCTAACGGCTGGTGTGTCAAAAAGGTTAAGGTAAGATATGTTCCAGATGCTTGATGGCTGGGAGTTACAGCAGCTTGGACTGCTAAGATACCAATTAATAAGTAGATAGTTCCTTTGGCTGCATATCCGATTAAAATGTATCGTCTCAACCAAGGATTAGTAATTAATTTATTTAACCATTGCTGCATTAGCTAGCTCGATCTCTAGGAATAATACGATCTTACTTTTATTAAGATTA
Proteins encoded in this region:
- a CDS encoding DUF1206 domain-containing protein, whose amino-acid sequence is MQQWLNKLITNPWLRRYILIGYAAKGTIYLLIGILAVQAAVTPSHQASGTYLTLTFLTHQPLGKMLACLLAIALIGYVLRRLLQFLLISGHSSSNFSGIFQRLGYLMSALSYAGVAYSALNIVFELGEHDDTIEDLVNQLFDRALGEWLILLGGIAVTTIGLIYVCGAYTGGYISEFEKSDIHHRLEKWTIGIGKLGVTARGVAFVLTGIFLIQAAISGNSELAGGLQNALRLLATSPLGWFWLGSIGVGFICYGLYMFVAAIYRRYAIK